Proteins from one Vespa crabro chromosome 11, iyVesCrab1.2, whole genome shotgun sequence genomic window:
- the LOC124428204 gene encoding serine/threonine-protein kinase SMG1, giving the protein MNSCGSFNTNTKLRGLRNSETLEESPCNSQGSDIEKGDGGTLTSYGINDFNVPRGTLVICQRNSNNYLSDHSFSKFKPRISGIPRNEPRMARGSSSGDRGRGGLRGRGFKKTSERDANTESSYHSTPKPKFQESLKNQENSQNKYYDDKRINEDSRISKLLRRLCREDDYDHFMMLCKQVQEGILAPENQRYIRRNLEHICESLLDILHSGPGPDAKQHVTKCLGRIGYVVDQDFKRFIEWTFSKYSLERKDDIKCLLIKSFVEMLKLDAETPRLKEFSVSMMSQLQSTLENVDRSDLLVATVDAILLLIESYPETFSNHFRDTVDILVGWHIDSTQQRSIVAYASKSLQKLRTFWIADLQFTLTLLGQFLEDMESYDEELTLPEFGRNSPGDETSPTPKECILRITSLISVFNTVTKSISDHLNPNLTPNVQWSFLMDCLSKMLKTVVKAIELNEGYEEWSQNLIAPFENSENVIKCARHMHSSQKYIETLLKSFNKEEISEENLIKMLKCLYINKRNDNKNSKIMLDKDILTKEKEQSLMNILASMELKRKKNVDLSEEKEELIMVANECAFLLLGYIQSRVTKNHDLLYKFIDLQLQRVNIFWDDTIISMLNTISKVIKEVSANLPLELVHKLLGKNSTLLKLRFRNSISIQSASLGVYHSLLSLKNIPLLQEAYRYILADLEMAYKLILRDIDCLVIDNPFTNVQYKKSDAEIVIIFILRALSDIANASNSIIGMWALKPTILELLAVKLKPYDPALSIASPLLQYSILYLLYAHCSRYNHFVPSSSLITGITACRPIDMFPGTLDVPTTSPTSGHLSIILNLIAKTYNKRSPNRTLLLLSNWMQEICIQSENYIGILSKTKECENVITSLIACGATTDHDILIAICSIFEILLSSKNVVWRQEIYSSIVDFAMLHLTSYDKHVREKYSQLLINVPLNIVIPKLNKECLPSETKKFQEIESYSLESLILAQRLHMRGNNNGEMQAQYFKTYMAFLLQEHYIDASGLAEIFTLCWPTVSENEIMTKMYALALANCSFLFFWCGLEAAQHCVINKLRTSLGKPQETFTSIEGALKILAREISYNPEIMKKDNRGLDYLLHEHTRVRLFIEFLEHLERVIHNAAEGCAVALSPLSKPVRTFFHTNKSTCKEWLNRIRLALCVVSLHSGLATAALRNGQRLLEDLSICENTQGIEFERATLCTAQAMVMLGEAEALQGLYIYTKEKDRKFPWLKAAMEEAAGHYESAAENYKQIIEEQWYTMDEDIRGAKIDGDNQVATFCMQHLTKCYRAVNDWSQLETWKVIESDILSQEKNMLLKKQMMENIVPQQAKCLKKFEAGEIISLEELSNWNLLDEETRTNWSCAKTLIECNNTLTNIAMSAHINEYKTSFDKDIQRCQKVAAKTMEEGLRNVPSEYLSDSVLIQYSATSLKNLLAGKQNNVFELYKEDKINNLSTSILTQILWWSDYFCKTNNAISNEVASLRLHVVRSARKEGNFNLAKREMVKYFKIEQDLFQIKDIQGCTFTEIIEKMLTESMHVKWSKNNMRAFREFAKLLYDMENIEEALKVCSATSLGISQSIVGGEQLADLRETGTKLLLTLSKWIQQDANITDNHQLEDLLRFEAVHNDGLMNKLFGDTTDLIPTSDMIIGKLMQLGVNQCPDLPLAWSSFAAWCYKWGRKIVDNSNSGQLTDTDRINIQSLLPIDITENDLNAIFSILSQNKTIPEDEGDIDTNDINTSEMIENQLRNVPILCHASNEHLGMLVDIWRQAQKRIYSYYELSANAYFKYLQLTNNENNNCDTITATLRLLRLVVKHALELQNVLESGLSTTPTGPWKEIIPQLFSRLSHPEAYVRTQVSELLCRVAENSPHLITFPAVVGAVSGQRKNYDKVVYERAENDTSQHNDLDYIEEDNESTYNDENQGFMDACFAQLVDCLSNRIPDSVSQVKILVKELRRITLLWDELWLATLCQHHTEISKRFEQLEFEVQKVQDNAWLTSEEKDKLIAEKHRIILKPIVFILENLLAMTSVSAETPHEKSFQDKFGPTIQEVISRLNNPKNPAKPQMAGLSLKHLETKLAQRVQKRTTYSLSMTDISPVLANLKDTCIAMPGVAAIGNKVVTIKSVDNNVQILPTKTKPKKLMFHGSDGYTYTYLFKGLEDLHLDERIMQFLNICNTMMSKNNDTKKVYRARHYSVIPLGPRSGLIQWVDGVTPLFVLYKRWQQRESAMANKSGNTAILRPSELFYNKLTPLLNERGIALDNRKEWPLQVLKQVLSELMVETPKDLLAKEIWCNSINAGCWWQATKNYSYSVAVMSIIGYIIGLGDRHLDNVLVDLNTGEVVHIDYNVCFEKGKTLRVPEKVPFRMTPNIKAALGVTGVEGIFRLACEHTLRVMRRGRETLLTLLEAFVYDPLVDWRAGADNSIASYGACQARARCTGIGRKQLEQELTRAMFAVRIAEMRAEWLANKDELVKTFPLLCHHLTCWIEATEASQQCQDLLQDRHQQLALVKEAQAMGRNHALYSVVKRYNTFKRARDAHEKARIGLKEKIDECEKQINMHNIALASVRGPQLGQWLTELGTSATREDHVVFDLVKEFLQNAGQNQMILQCEQSENELTQLATQQSILIRSCLDLMSQYSAICNLYPISIVSQHRTVVYHAWANKLLASGTVEACHEVITQFEANFGQINGNNSQEQQIVTFSYHMQAILNEANEKFKKAYERMVSEGLPEAISRIEKAYTESRVQITGFLRREKGAERALECVNITALCALNKRYLMMEGAAKCAGDCLVDLTSREGDWFLDEMRLMSSLISELVTLIPENHKTNNDPKISLVLKCLKSADSIYKGLQELNYNFHTIILPEAMKTIITEEPTVIRMINELNEIIMSTGIPLGDILRQLEIHLRFTVMEMESPHAMVQNLVSNMRSRFETLLSRPADIQELNHDETLTPGQMLLMGFNGLFEKLQMEGNALVVTLSSLDIPINWKKIDQIREAKEMAAPIFNKAARQVLEDIFLIKRLYTIQEFFIMCRDIATAFRGEMANVYDDERLNKPVRVFTADYVSRQLLGVMTQTLAIALCFLLQRMGLNVTTEIEQRDIGAESKVSIEELCRKMVDLCLKQGLFTGSVLAQASALSSTLESAWRRKQSARLAQQGVELARASVQRLQLQLTAHNWLYEDNFLLRSNMSPMNPLNRSAFMLELRKTAAALSNLQSRVCEAREQQQNLVSSAIQRLKWAAGANPALGEVMSAFDNAVLSSCEKLTQQHNLAAAVINTCNSILHYEALRTRTSESVTHDANFIKLVKHWEESCLLTINLTITVSPIEESLIELLQLENNVDANWLKQAEKLISEAIIDTQKKLQEKQDILHNAHDCLRGRVTSLQNILAEHHKLMSDVRVLLKTMVKQENIIGLQEFLNTYRSFTETLSTVVKELESDNLDPTRGIGIKSELESMAIIVPNLYNELLEFASEHRLNPNKGSEKECSLKKKAKLMRQDSVCLSPKKGIPLARDPTTGKAVQERNAYALNVWRRVRMKLEGRDPYPTRKYTTAEQVEYVIREAQSTDNLALLYEGWTPWV; this is encoded by the exons GATATATAAGACGGAACTTGGAACATATCTGTGAAAGCTTATTGGATATTTTACATTCTGGTCCTGGACCAGATGCAAAGCAGCATGTGACAAAATGTTTAGGTCGTATCGGATATGTCGTAGATCAAGATTTCAAAAg aTTTATAGAATGGACTTTTAGTAAGTATTCcttggaaagaaaagatgacATAAAATgtctattaataaaatcttttgttGAAATGCTCAAACTGGATGCAGAAACACCAAGATTAAAGGAATTCTCAGTg tcTATGATGTCACAGTTGCAATCAACATTGGAAAATGTTGATAGATCGGATTTATTAGTGGCAACAGTGGATgccatattattgttaatcgaATCATATCCTGAAACTTTTTCCAATCATTTTCGTGATACAGTTGATATTTTAGTGGGTTGGCATATAGATTCAACACAGCAAAGATCCATTGTAGCTTATGCTAGTAAAAGCTTGCAAAAGTTACGAACATTTTGGATTGCAGATTTGCAATTTACGTTGACTTTATTAGGACAATTTTTGGAAGACATGGAAAGTTATGATGAAGAATTGACTTTACCTGAATTTGGCAGAAATTCACCTGGCGATGAAACATCACCAACACCTAAAGAATGTATACTTCGTATTACATCTTTGATATCTGTGTTCAATACTGTAACTAAAAGTATATCTGATCATTTGAATCCTAATCTTACACCTAATGTACAATGGTCCTTTTTAATGGATTGCCTATcaaaaatgttgaaaactgTAGTAAAGGCAATTGAATTGAATGAAGGTTATGAGGAGTGGTCGCAAAATCTTATTGCACCATTTGAAAATAgtgaaaatgtaattaaatgtGCAAGACATATGCATTCATCGCAAAAGTATATTGAAACacttttaaaaagttttaataagGAAGAAATTAGTGAAGAGAATTTAATAAAGATGctcaaatgtttatatattaacaagagaaatgataataaaaattctaaaattatGCTTGATAAAGATAtcttaacaaaagaaaaggaacaatcTTTGATGAATATACTTGCTTCAatggaattaaaaagaaaaaaaaatgtcgatctgtcagaagaaaaagaagaattgatCATGGTTGCAAATGAATGTGCATTTTTGCTCCTAGGATACATTCAAAGTCGTGTAACTAAAAATCACGatcttctttataaatttatcgatcttCAATTGCAAAGAGTCAACATTTTTTGGGATGATACAATTATTTCTATGTTGAATACTATTTCAAAAGTGATAAAAGAGGTATCAGCCAATTTGCCTTTGGAACTGGTGCATAAGTTACTTGGAAAAAATTCAACCTTATTAAAATTAAGGTTCAGAAATTCAATATCCATACAAAGTGCTAGCCTTGGTGTATATCATAGTCTCTTGAGTTTGAAGAATATTCCGTTATTACAAGAggcatatagatatatattagcTGATTTAGAAATGGCTTACAAACTTATTCTAAGAGATATTGATTGTTTAGTCATAGACAATCCTTTCACTAATGTGCAATATAAAAAGTCAGATGcagaaattgttattatttttattctacgtGCACTTTCAGATATAg cAAATGCAAGTAATTCAATAATTGGAATGTGGGCATTAAAACCGACTATTTTAGAACTCCTTGCTGTTAAATTAAAACCATATGACCCAGCATTGTCTATTGCCAGTCCATTGTTACAGTACAGCATTTTGTATCTACTTTATGCACATTGCTCtag GTATAATCATTTTGTACCAAGCTCTAGcttaataacaggaataactGCATGCCGCCCAATAGATATGTTTCCTGGAACGTTAGATGTACCAACGACGTCACCTACAAGCGGTCATTTATCTATAATACTTAATCTTATAGCAAAGACATATAACAAAAGAAGTCCCAATAGaacattattacttttatctaaTTGGATGCAAGAGATTTGTATACAATCTGAAAATTACATTGGTATTTTGAGTAAAACTAAGGAATGTGAAAATGTTATTACCAGTTTAATCGCTTGTGGTGCTACAACTGATCatgatattttaattgctatttgttctatttttgaaattttattgagTTCGAAGAATGTTGTGTGGAGACAAGAAATTTATTCAAGTATTGTTGACTTTGCAATGTTACATCTGACTTCATATGATAAGCATGTACGTGAAAAGTATAGTCAACTACTTATAAACGTGcctcttaatattgttattccaAAATTGAATAAAGAATGCTTACCGTCAGAAACAAAG aaatttcaaGAGATTGAGAGTTATTCATTAGAATCTTTAATTCTTGCACAAAGATTACACATGAGAGGTAACAACAATGGCGAAATGCAAGCACAATATTTTAAAACCTACATGGCATTTTTATTGCAAGAACATTACATTGATGCATCCGGTTTAGCTGAAATATTTACTTTGTGCTGGCCAACAGT gtctgaaaatgaaataatgacaaaaatgtATGCGCTGGCACTTGCAAAttgttctttcttatttttttggtGTGGCCTTGAGGCTGCACAACATTGTGTGATTAATAAATTGCGTACTTCTCTTGGGAAACCGCAAGAAACATTTACAAGCATTGAAGGAGCCTTGAAAATTTTGGCTCGCGAGATATCATACAATccagaaataatgaaaaaagataatcgtGGCTTAGATTATCTGTTGCATGAGCATACACGTGTAAGGCTTTTTATAGAATTCCTGGAACATTTAGAAAGAGTTATTCACAATGCTGCAGAAGGATGTGCCGTAGCATTATCACCCTTATCAAAACCAGTACGAACTTTTTTCCACACTAATAAATCTACATGTAAGGAATGGTTAAATCGCATTCGTTTGGCTTTATGCGTTGTTTCATTGCATTCGGGATTGGCAACAGCAGCTCTAAGAAATGGTCAAAGACTTTTAGAAGATCTAAGCATTTGTGAAAATACTCAAGGTATTGAATTTGAGAGAGCAACTCTTTGCACAGCTCAAGCTATGGTTATGTTAGGAGAAGCAGAAGCATTACAAGGTCTTTACatttatacaaaagaaaaggataggaaATTTCCTTGGCTGAAAGCAGCAATGGAAGAAGCTGCTGGTCATTATGAATCAGCTGctgaaaattataaacaaattatcgAAGAGCAGTGGTATACCATGGATGAAGATATAAGAGGTGCAAAAATAGACGGTGACAATCAAGTAGCAACATTTTGTATGCAACATCTTACGAAGTGTTATAGAGCTGTTAACGATTGGTCGCAGTTGGAAACATGGAAAGTGATAGAAAGTGATATCCTGTCTCAAGAAAAGAATAtgcttttaaaaaaacaaatgatggAAAATATAGTTCCTCAGCAGGCAAAATGTCTAAAAAAGTTTGAAGCTGGTGAAATTATTTCTCTGGAAGAATTATCTAATTGGAACTTATTGGATGAAGAAACAAGAACAAATTGGAGTTGTGCTAAGACTCTTATAGAATGCAACAACACTTTAACTAATATTGCAATGAGTGCTCAtatcaatgaatataaaaCTTCATTTGACAAAGACATACAGAGATGTCAGAAAGTAGCAGCAAAAACGATGGAGGAAGGCTTAAGAAATGTACCTTCAGAGTACCTAAGTGATTCtgtattaatacaatattctGCTACTagcttgaaaaatttattagctGGGAAACAAAACAATGTATTCGAATTATATAAAgaggataaaattaataacttgaGTACTAGTATTTTGACACAAATTTTATGGTGGTCAGATTATTTCTGTAAAACGAATAATGCTATTTCTAATGAAGTGGCTAGCTTAAGATTACATGTGGTTCGAAGTGCAAGGAAAGAAGGGAATTTTAATTTAGCAAAACGAGAAATGGTTAAGTATTTCAAAATTGAACAAGACTTATTCCAGATCAAAGATATACAGGGTTGCACTTTTACAGagattatagaaaaaatgCTTACAGAGTCTATGCATGTGAAATggtctaaaaataatatgcgTGCGTTTAGAGAATTTGCAAAATTGTTATATGATATGGAAAATATAGAGGAAGCATTGAAAGTATGTAGTGCCACGTCGTTAGGAATTTCTCAATCTATTGTAGGCGGAGAACAATTGGCAGATTTAAGAGAAACAGGAACTAAACTTTTACTTACTCTTAGTAAATGGATACAACAAGATGCGAATATAACTGATAATCATCAATTAGAAGATTTATTAAGATTTGAAGCTGTTCACAATGATggtttaatgaataaattgttCGGAGATACAACAGATTTGATACCTACGTCAGATATGATAATTGGAAAATTAATGCAATTAGGTGTAAATCAATGTCCTGATCTACCTTTAGCATGGTCTAGCTTTGCAGCATGGTGCTACAAGTGGGGTAGAAAAATTGTTGACAATTCCAATTCTGGCCAACTTACAGATACagatcgaataaatatacaatctCTGTTACCTATAGATATTACGGAAAATGATCTTAATgcgattttttcaatattgagTCAAAACAAAACCATTCCAGAAGATGAGGGTGATATAGATACGAACGATATAAATACGTCAGAGATGATAGAAAATCAATTACGAAATGTTCCAATTTTATGTCATGCCAGTAATGAACACCTTGGCATGTTAGTTGATATATGGAGGCAAGCTCAGAAAcgaatttattcttattacgaaTTATCTGCGAAtgcttattttaaatatttgcaattaacaaataatgaaaacaacaaTTGCGATACTATCACAGCTACATTAAGGCTTTTACGTCTTGTTGTAAAACACGCTTTAGAACTTCAGAATGTACTTGAATCTGGACTTTCAACAACACCCACTGGTCCATGGAAGGAAATTATACCGCAACTATTTTCAAGACTTAGTCATCCAGAAGCATATGTGCGAACCCAAGTTTCTGAACTTTTATGCAGAGTCGCAGAAAATTCCCCCCATTTGATAACTTTTCCTGCTGTGGTGGGAGCTGTTTCTggtcaaagaaaaaattatgacaAAGTGGTTTATGAAAGGGCAGAAAATGATACATCCCAGCATAATGATTTAGATTATATAGAAGAGGATAATGAATCTACttataatgatgaaaatcAAGGCTTTATGGATGCTTGTTTTGCACAATTGGTTGATTGTTTATCTAACAGAATCCCAGATTCCGTTAGCCAAGTGAAAATACTTGTTAAAGAACTTCGTAGAATTACTTTGTTATGGGATGAATTATGGTTAGCAACATTATGTCAACATCACACAGAAATTAGCAAGAGATTTGAACAGCTTGAATTCGAAGTTCAAAAAGTACAAGACAATGCTTGGCTTACctcagaagagaaagataagttAATTGCTGAAAAGCACAGGATCATTTTGAAACCAATTGTATTTATCCTTGAAAATCTTTTAGCAATGACATCTGTGTCAGCAGAAACTCCACATgaaaaaagttttcaagaCAAGTTTGGCCCTACAATACAAGAAGTAATTAGTAGATTAAATAATCCGAAAAATCCTGCAAAACCTCAAATGGCTGGATTGTCTTTAAAACATTTAGAAACAAAATTAGCACAACGTGTACAAAAACGGACTACTTATTCATTGTCAATGACAGATATTAGCCCAGTCCTAGCTAATTTAAAGGATACATGTATTGCTATGCCAGGTGTTGCTGCTATTGGCAATAaagttgttactattaaatcTGTTGACAATAATGTACAAATATTACCAACTAAAACAAAACCTAAAAAGCTTATGTTTCATGGTTCAGATGgttatacttatacatatttatttaaaggaTTGGAAGACTTACATCTTGATGAAAGAATCAtgcaatttttaaatatatgcaaTACTATGATGTCTAAAAACAATGATACTAAGAAAGTTTACAGAGCACGTCATTATTCTGTCATCCCTTTGGGCCCACGATCTGGTCTTATACAATGGGTTGATGGTGTTACGCCATTATTTGTTCTTTACAAACGTTGGCAACAGAGAGAAAGTGCCATGGCAAATAAAAGTGGTAACACAGCAATTTTGCGACCTTCTgaattattctataataaattaactCCATTATTGAACGAAAGAGGTATTGCATtggataatagaaaagaatggcCTCTTCAAGTGCTTAAACAAGTATTATCAGAATTAATGGTAGAGACTCCGAAGGATTTATTAGCTAA AGAAATCTGGTGTAACAGCATTAATGCAGGATGTTGGTGGCAGGCaactaaaaattattcatattctgtTGCTGTTATGTCAATTATTGGTTACATTATAGGATTGGGTGATAGGCACTTAGATAACGTATTGGTTGATCTTAATACCGGAGAAGTGGTACATATAGATTATAATGTATgctttgaaaaaggaaaaaccttACGTGTACCAGAAAAGGTACCTTTCAGGATGACGCCCAATATTAAAGCTGCTTTAGGTGTAACTGGTGTTGAG GGTATATTTCGGTTGGCCTGTGAACATACTCTTAGAGTTATGCGTAGAGGACGAGAAACATTACTTACTTTATTGGAAGCATTTGTATATGATCCTTTAGTAGATTGGAGAGCTGGAGCTGATAATAGTATTGCAAGTTATGGAGCATGCCAAGCTAGGGCGAGATGTACTGGTATAGGACGAAAACAATTAGAACAGGAACTTACACGAGCTATGTTTGCCGTTAGAATAGCAGAAATGCGAGCGGAATGGCTTGCAAACaa ggaTGAATTAGTTAAAACTTTTCCTTTGCTATGTCATCACTTAACATGTTGGATTGAGGCAACTGAAGCATCACAGCAGTGTCAAGATTTATTGCAAGATAGACATCAACAACTTGCACTAGTAAAAGAGGCTCAGGCAATGGGACGTAATCATGCATTATATTCAGtggtaaaaagatataatacgtTTAAGCGAGCAAGAGATGCGCATGAAAAAGCTAGAATAGGATTGAAGGAGAAAATAGATGAATGTGAGAAGCAAATTAACATGCACAAt ATTGCATTGGCTTCTGTGAGAGGACCACAACTAGGCCAATGGTTAACGGAATTAGGAACGTCAGCTACACGAGAAGATCATGTTGTTTTTGATCTCGTTAAAGAATTTCTACAGAATGCTGGTCAAAATCAAATGATTCTTCAGTGCGAGCAATCTGAGAATGAATTAACACAATTAGCTACTCAACAGTCTATTCTTATTCGAAGTTGTTTGGATCTTATGAGTCAATATTCAGCGATATGTAATCTTTATCCAATAAGTATTGTTTCACAACATCGTACAGTTGTTTACCATGCTTGGGCAAATAAGTTGCTGGCATCAGGAACGGTGGAAGCTTGTCATGAAGTTATTACTCAATTTGAAGCAAATTTTGGCcaaataaatggaaataattcTCAGGAACAACAAATAGTGACATTTTCTTATCATATGCAAGCCATCTTGAATGAAGCAAATGAGAAGTTTAAAAAAGCTTATGAAAGGATGGTATCCGAGGGTCTACCAGAAGCAATTAGTAGAATTGAAAAGGCGTATACGGAATCAAGAGTTCAGATTACAGGATTTTTAAGACGTGAAAAAGGTGCGGAAAGAGCACTTGAGTGCGTTAATATAACAGCGCTTTGTGCTTTGaacaaaagatatttaatgatGGAAGGAGCTGCTAAATGTGCAGGAGATTGTTTAGTTGATCTTACATCAAGGGAAGGAGATTGGTTTTTAGATGAAATGAGATTGAtgtcatcgttaatatctgaACTTGTTACGTTGATACCCGAGAATCATAAAACGAATAACGATCCAAAAATATCCCTTGTATTGAAATGTCTCAAAAGTGCCGATTCTATCTATAAAGGATTACAAGaacttaattataattttcatacaaTTATTTTACCAGAAGCCATGAAGACGATTATTACAGAGGAACCAACTGTAATTAGGATGATAaacgaattaaatgaaataatcatGTCGACAGGAATACCCCTAGGCGATATTCTTAGACAACTGGAAATACATCTTAGATTTACTGTAATGGAAATGGAGAGTCCACATGCTATGGTACAAAATTTAGTATCCAACATGAGATCACGATTCGAAACGTTACTATCTAGGCCTGCAGATATTCAAGAACTTAATCACGATGAGACATTAACACCTGGTCAAATGCTTTTAATGGGTTTCAATGGATTATTTGAAAAGTTGCAAATGGAAGGTAATGCTCTGGTGGTTACATTGAGTTCCCTTGATATTCCAATAAATTGGAAAAAGATCGACCAAATTAGAGAAGCTAAAGAAATGGCTGCGCCTATATTTAATAAAGCAGCGCGACAAGTTTTAGAAGATATTTTCCTGATAAAGagattatatacaatacaggaattttttataatgtgcAGAGATATTGCTACAGCATTTAGAGGGGAGATGGCAAATGTTTATGACGACGAAAGATTAAACAAACCAGTAAGAGTATTTACTGCAGATTATGTCTCGAGACAACTCCTTGGAGTAATGACCCAAACACTTGCCATTGCATTATGCTTTTTACTACAAAGAATGGGATTAAATGTTACTACTGAAATTGAACAAAGAGATATTGGAGCAGAGAGCAAAGTTTCAATCGAGGAATTATGTAGAAAAATGGTTGATTTATGTTTAAAACAAGGTTTGTTTACGGGATCTGTTCTAGCTCAAGCTAGTGCATTGAGTAGTACATTAGAGAGTGCTTggagaagaaaacaaagtgCAAGACTGGCGCAACAAGGTGTTGAATTAGCACGAGCTAGCGTACAAAGATTGCAACTCCAGCTAACAGCACATAATTGGTTATACGAAGATAATTTTCTACTGAGATCTAATATGAGTCCCATGAATCCATTAA atcgttCTGCCTTTATGTTGGAATTAAGAAAAACAGCTGCAGCTCTATCTAATTTACAATCAAGAGTATGCGAGGCACGAGAGCAGCAACAAAATCTGGTGTCCAGCGCTATTCAGCGTCTAAAATGGGCTGCTGGTGCAAATCCAGCATTAGGCGAAGTCATGTCGGCATTCGACAATGCGGTATTATCTTCGTGTGAAAAATTAACGCAACAACATAATCTTGCGGCCGCTGTTATCAATACTTGTAATTCTATATTACATTACGAAGCATTACGGACTAGAACATCGGAAAGTGTTACCCACGATGCAAATTTTATCAAGCTTGTTAAGCATTGGGAAGAGAGttgtttattaacaattaatttaacaattacTGTTAGTCCAATAGAAGAAAGTCTTATTGAATTATTACAGTTAGAAAATAATGTCGATGCCAACTGGTTGAAACAAGCGGAGAAACTTATTTCTGAGGCGATCATCGATACGCAAAAGAAATTGCAAGAAAAGCAAGATATTTTGCACAATGCACATGATTGCTTAAGAGGACGAGTGACGAGCCTTCAGAATATACTTGCAGAACATCATAAATTAATGTCCGATGTTCGAGTTCTATTAAAGACTATGgttaaacaagaaaatattatcggactgcaagaatttttaaatacttacCGATCATTCACCGAAACCTTATCTACGGTTGTAAAAGAATTAGAATCAGACAATTTAGATCCCACAAGAGGCATTGGTATAAAGTCTGAATTAGAGAGTATGGCGATTATAGTACCGAACTTATATAACGAGTTGTTGGAATTTGCTAGTGAACACAGATTAAATCCAAATAAGGGATCAGAGAAAGAATGTTCTCTTAAAAAGAAAGCTAAATTAATGAGACAAGATAGCGTATGTCTTAGTCCTAAAAAGGGAATTCCTTTAGCCAGGGATCCAACTACAGGAAAAg CTGTTCAAGAACGAAATGCGTATGCGCTAAATGTATGGCGACGCGTGAGAATGAAATTAGAGGGACGAGATCCATATCCAACGCGCAAGTATACGACGGCCGAACAAGTGGAATACGTAATACGTGAAGCACAAAGCACTGATAATTTAGCTCTCTTATATGAGGGCTGGACACCATGGGTTTGA